The following coding sequences lie in one Aquabacterium olei genomic window:
- a CDS encoding NADP-dependent oxidoreductase, which produces MSQAVNHQLLLASRPQGEVTPDNFRMVEAPVPSADDLADGQVLVRHHYLSLDPYMRGRMNDSKSYAEPQPLDTVMIGGTVGEVVASKHPKFAVGDKVVGMGGWQEYSVVDATERGLLNKVDTTHIPLSAYLGSVGMPGVTAWYGLIKIIQPKAGETVVVSAASGAVGSVVGQLAKARGCRVVGVAGGAEKCRYVVDELGFDACVDYKANPDPKSFYKALKEATPNGIDGYFENVGGMVLDAVLARMNAFGRIAVCGMIAGYNGEPTPMQNPALILVNRLKVEGFIVSEHPEVWPEAMTELGGMVATGKMKFRESVAQGLSAAPEAFMGLLKGRNFGKQLVKLI; this is translated from the coding sequence ATGAGCCAGGCCGTCAACCACCAGCTGCTGCTGGCCTCTCGCCCGCAAGGCGAGGTCACGCCCGACAACTTCCGCATGGTCGAAGCCCCCGTGCCCTCGGCCGACGATCTGGCCGACGGCCAGGTGCTGGTGCGCCACCATTACCTGTCGCTCGACCCGTACATGCGCGGCCGCATGAACGACAGCAAGAGCTACGCAGAACCGCAACCGCTGGACACCGTGATGATCGGCGGCACGGTGGGTGAGGTGGTGGCCAGCAAGCACCCCAAGTTTGCCGTGGGCGACAAGGTGGTCGGCATGGGCGGCTGGCAGGAGTACAGCGTGGTCGACGCCACGGAGCGCGGCCTGCTCAACAAGGTCGACACCACCCACATTCCGCTGTCGGCTTATCTGGGCTCGGTCGGCATGCCGGGCGTCACGGCCTGGTACGGCCTCATCAAGATCATCCAGCCCAAGGCCGGCGAGACCGTGGTGGTGAGTGCCGCCAGCGGGGCCGTGGGCAGCGTGGTGGGGCAATTGGCCAAGGCGCGCGGTTGCCGTGTGGTGGGCGTGGCGGGCGGCGCCGAGAAGTGCCGCTATGTGGTCGACGAGCTGGGCTTCGACGCCTGCGTGGACTACAAGGCTAACCCCGATCCGAAGTCGTTCTACAAGGCGCTGAAGGAAGCGACGCCGAACGGCATCGACGGCTACTTCGAGAACGTGGGCGGCATGGTGCTGGACGCCGTGCTGGCGCGGATGAACGCGTTCGGCCGCATCGCGGTGTGCGGCATGATCGCCGGCTACAACGGCGAGCCCACGCCCATGCAGAACCCGGCGCTGATTCTGGTCAACCGGCTGAAGGTGGAAGGTTTCATCGTCAGCGAGCACCCCGAGGTGTGGCCCGAGGCCATGACCGAGCTGGGTGGCATGGTGGCCACCGGCAAGATGAAGTTCCGCGAATCGGTGGCTCAGGGGCTGAGCGCCGCGCCCGAAGCCTTCATGGGCCTGCTCAAGGGCCGCAATTTCGGCAAGCAGCTGGTGAAGCTGATCTGA
- a CDS encoding SDR family oxidoreductase has protein sequence MSHTPRTVQQLFDLRGRTALITGGSRGLGLQMAFALGEAGARVLVSSRKAADLEEAVAALQQAGIDAQWVAADAGQPEDIARLADEAMARLGQIDILVNNAGATWGAPAESHPLEAWDKVMNLNVRGYFLLSQAVAQRSMIPRQQGRIINVASIAGLGGNPAFMQTIAYNSSKGAVVNFTRALAGEWGRHGIRVNAVAPGFFPSKMTAGFLGAVGEDKIAEGAPLRRVGDDEDLKGATVLLASDAGKHITGQILAVDGGVSAIIGA, from the coding sequence ATGAGCCACACGCCCCGCACCGTTCAGCAACTGTTTGACCTTCGCGGGCGAACCGCCCTGATCACCGGCGGCTCGCGTGGGCTGGGCCTGCAGATGGCGTTTGCGCTGGGCGAGGCCGGCGCCCGCGTGCTGGTCAGCTCGCGCAAGGCGGCCGACCTGGAAGAGGCGGTGGCCGCGCTCCAGCAGGCGGGCATCGATGCGCAGTGGGTGGCGGCCGATGCCGGTCAGCCCGAGGACATCGCCCGGCTGGCCGACGAGGCCATGGCCCGCCTGGGCCAGATCGACATCCTCGTGAACAACGCCGGTGCCACCTGGGGCGCGCCCGCCGAAAGCCACCCGCTCGAGGCCTGGGACAAGGTGATGAACCTCAATGTGCGCGGCTACTTCCTGCTGTCGCAGGCGGTGGCCCAGCGCAGCATGATCCCGCGCCAGCAGGGGCGCATCATCAACGTGGCGTCCATCGCCGGGCTGGGGGGCAACCCCGCCTTCATGCAGACCATTGCCTACAACAGCAGCAAGGGCGCGGTGGTGAACTTCACGCGCGCGCTGGCGGGCGAGTGGGGCCGGCACGGCATCCGCGTCAACGCGGTGGCGCCGGGCTTCTTCCCGAGCAAGATGACCGCCGGCTTCCTGGGGGCGGTGGGTGAAGACAAGATCGCCGAAGGCGCGCCGCTGCGCCGTGTCGGCGACGACGAAGACCTCAAGGGCGCCACCGTGCTGCTGGCCTCGGATGCCGGCAAGCACATCACCGGCCAGATCCTCGCGGTCGACGGCGGGGTGAGCGCCATCATCGGTGCCTGA
- a CDS encoding 3-hydroxyacyl-CoA dehydrogenase NAD-binding domain-containing protein: MSASYQVTDGVAVITLTNPPVNGLGHSTRAGIVDGVNLANADASVKAIVITGGGKVFCGGADIREFNTPAAFAAPGLHLTIETIEKSSKPVVAAIHGVVMGGGLELALGCHYRVMAPGVQVALPEVNIGLIPGGGGTQRLPRVLPVEQTLQMVTTGASVTSDKLAKVPGQQLIAKLIEGDLVAGAVAFAKEVADVRPMPLVRHLPVSPVSDPELFNKARADMAKARRGLISPQRCVDAIEIAANTPDIDVGIQKELDIFKEIMVGPQAKAMQHAFFGERAASKIPDVPESTPARKIEKVAVIGAGTMGGGITMCFLNAGIPVTLLEMKQEAIDRGVGTIRKNYEAQVAKGKLAQDKYEQRMSLLTTTLSYDDIAQADMVIEAVFEDFGVKSQVFTKLDAVMKPGAILASNTSTLDVDKIAEVTKRPADVVGLHFFSPANVMRLLEVVRSKHTAKDVMATVMQVAKKIKKVAVVSGVCDGFIGNRMFEQYVRQSFFLVEEGATVQQVDKAAEAFGFAMGPFRVGDLAGNDIGFAIRKRRKIEQPDVIYSPVGDAVCELGRFGQKVGKGWYDYEAGKREPVPSAEVQACVDKVRADKGLTPRAISDDEIVQRLVLALVNEGAAILEEGIASKASDIDMVYLTGYGFPLTWGGPMLYADLLGLPKVVELMKGFAGNPHGDPAFWTPAPLLAKLAAEGKTFN, translated from the coding sequence ATGAGCGCTTCCTACCAAGTCACCGACGGCGTGGCCGTCATCACGCTGACCAACCCCCCCGTCAACGGCCTCGGCCACAGCACCCGTGCCGGCATTGTGGACGGCGTGAACCTGGCCAATGCCGATGCGTCGGTCAAGGCCATCGTCATCACTGGTGGGGGCAAGGTGTTCTGCGGTGGTGCAGACATCCGCGAGTTCAACACCCCGGCCGCCTTTGCCGCGCCCGGCCTGCACCTCACCATCGAGACCATCGAGAAGAGCAGCAAGCCCGTCGTCGCTGCCATCCACGGTGTCGTCATGGGCGGTGGGCTGGAGCTGGCCCTGGGCTGCCACTACCGCGTGATGGCGCCTGGCGTGCAGGTGGCCCTGCCGGAGGTGAACATCGGCCTGATTCCTGGCGGTGGCGGCACCCAGCGCCTGCCGCGCGTGCTGCCCGTCGAGCAGACGCTGCAGATGGTCACCACCGGCGCCTCGGTGACCAGCGACAAGCTCGCCAAGGTGCCTGGCCAGCAACTGATTGCCAAGCTGATCGAGGGCGACCTCGTGGCCGGCGCCGTGGCCTTTGCCAAGGAAGTGGCCGACGTGCGCCCGATGCCGCTGGTGCGCCATCTGCCCGTGTCGCCCGTCAGCGATCCCGAACTGTTCAACAAGGCCCGCGCCGACATGGCCAAGGCCCGCCGTGGCCTGATCTCGCCGCAGCGCTGCGTCGACGCGATCGAGATCGCCGCGAACACGCCGGACATCGACGTCGGCATCCAGAAGGAACTGGACATCTTCAAGGAGATCATGGTCGGCCCGCAGGCCAAGGCCATGCAGCACGCGTTCTTCGGTGAGCGCGCCGCCAGCAAGATCCCCGATGTGCCGGAGAGCACGCCCGCCCGCAAGATCGAGAAGGTGGCCGTGATCGGCGCTGGCACGATGGGTGGCGGCATCACCATGTGCTTCCTGAACGCTGGCATCCCGGTGACCCTGCTGGAGATGAAGCAGGAGGCCATCGACCGCGGCGTGGGCACCATCCGCAAGAACTACGAAGCCCAGGTGGCCAAGGGCAAGCTCGCTCAGGACAAGTACGAGCAGCGCATGAGCCTGCTGACCACCACGTTGAGCTACGACGACATTGCCCAGGCCGACATGGTGATCGAAGCCGTGTTCGAAGACTTCGGCGTGAAGTCGCAGGTGTTCACCAAGCTGGATGCCGTGATGAAGCCCGGCGCCATCCTGGCCTCGAACACCTCGACGCTGGACGTGGACAAGATCGCCGAGGTGACGAAGCGCCCGGCCGACGTCGTGGGCCTGCACTTCTTCAGCCCCGCCAACGTGATGCGCCTGCTGGAAGTGGTGCGCAGCAAGCACACCGCCAAGGACGTGATGGCCACGGTGATGCAGGTGGCCAAGAAGATCAAGAAGGTCGCCGTGGTGTCGGGTGTGTGTGATGGCTTCATCGGCAACCGCATGTTCGAGCAGTACGTGCGCCAGAGCTTCTTCCTGGTGGAAGAGGGCGCCACCGTCCAGCAGGTGGACAAGGCCGCCGAAGCCTTCGGCTTTGCCATGGGCCCGTTCCGCGTGGGCGACCTGGCTGGCAACGACATCGGCTTCGCCATCCGCAAGCGCCGCAAGATCGAGCAGCCCGACGTGATCTACAGCCCGGTGGGCGACGCCGTGTGCGAGCTCGGCCGCTTCGGCCAGAAGGTCGGCAAGGGCTGGTACGACTACGAAGCCGGCAAGCGCGAACCCGTGCCTTCGGCCGAAGTGCAGGCCTGCGTCGACAAGGTGCGTGCCGACAAGGGCCTGACGCCGCGCGCCATCAGCGACGACGAGATCGTGCAGCGCCTGGTGCTGGCCCTGGTCAACGAGGGGGCCGCCATCCTGGAAGAAGGCATCGCTTCGAAGGCTTCGGACATCGACATGGTCTACCTGACCGGTTACGGCTTCCCGCTGACCTGGGGCGGCCCGATGCTGTACGCCGACCTGCTGGGCCTGCCCAAGGTGGTCGAGCTGATGAAGGGCTTTGCCGGCAACCCGCACGGCGACCCGGCTTTCTGGACGCCGGCGCCGCTGCTGGCGAAACTGGCCGCCGAAGGCAAGACCTTCAACTGA
- a CDS encoding acyl-CoA dehydrogenase produces MTHRATVDFLLYDWLKADGLCARERHAEHNRETFTAVLDLSEQIATEQFAPINRLIDVHEPEFDGTTVTLPKETPVALQAFADAGLMAASKDAEVGGMQLPTVVEIASMSFFYKSSVGLAAYPMLTRGNANTILAHGTPKQIEVFAKGGLEGRTFGTMCLSEPQAGSSLSDIVTRAVPDVHGDGSGVAWQQDELGPRYRLTGNKMWISGGEHEMGENIVHLVLAKIPGPDGKLIPGVKGISLFIVPRKLVKADGTITGQRNDVALAGLNHKCGYRGTVNTLLNFGEGKFSVNGQAGAVGYLIGKEGEGLKCMFTLMNEARISVGLGATMLGYAGYEASLEYAKQRPQGRAMGAGGKDHSAPQIPIIEHTDVKRMLMMQKAVAEGGLALGLLCAQLVDDEYTGSLDERDNARLLLELLTPIAKSWPSEWAQEANSQAIQILGGYGYTRDFPVEQYWRDNRLNMIHEGTHGIQGLDLLGRKVVMNGGKALAVLAARISDTVTRAGQVDGLAEHANALAGALQKVGAATKAAWATGVPEEALANATPYLQAFGHTVMAWIWLELALAAKTAQAAGEWDKGPLGTGFLKGKLATADYFYAYELPKIDAWLGVVARRDLTCARAEADWF; encoded by the coding sequence ATGACCCACCGCGCCACCGTCGACTTCCTGCTGTATGACTGGCTCAAGGCCGATGGCCTGTGCGCCCGCGAACGCCACGCCGAGCACAACCGCGAGACCTTCACGGCCGTGCTGGACCTGAGCGAGCAGATCGCCACCGAGCAGTTCGCGCCGATCAACCGCCTGATCGACGTGCACGAGCCCGAGTTCGACGGCACCACGGTGACCCTGCCCAAGGAAACGCCGGTGGCGCTGCAGGCCTTTGCCGATGCGGGTCTGATGGCCGCCAGCAAGGACGCCGAGGTGGGCGGCATGCAACTGCCCACGGTGGTCGAAATCGCATCGATGAGCTTCTTCTACAAGAGCAGCGTGGGCCTGGCGGCCTACCCGATGCTCACGCGCGGCAACGCCAACACCATCCTGGCGCACGGCACGCCCAAGCAGATCGAGGTGTTCGCCAAAGGCGGTCTGGAAGGCCGCACCTTCGGCACCATGTGCCTGAGCGAGCCGCAGGCCGGCTCCAGCCTGTCCGACATCGTCACGCGGGCCGTGCCCGATGTGCACGGCGATGGCAGCGGCGTGGCATGGCAGCAGGATGAGCTGGGCCCGCGCTACCGCCTGACGGGCAACAAGATGTGGATCTCGGGCGGCGAGCACGAGATGGGCGAGAACATCGTTCACCTGGTGCTGGCCAAGATCCCGGGCCCCGATGGCAAGCTGATTCCGGGCGTGAAGGGCATTTCGCTGTTCATTGTGCCTCGCAAGCTGGTCAAGGCCGACGGCACGATCACGGGTCAGCGCAACGACGTGGCGCTGGCCGGCCTCAACCACAAGTGCGGCTACCGCGGCACGGTGAACACGCTGCTGAACTTCGGTGAAGGCAAGTTCTCGGTCAACGGGCAGGCCGGGGCCGTGGGCTACCTGATCGGCAAGGAAGGCGAGGGCCTGAAGTGCATGTTCACGCTGATGAACGAGGCCCGCATCAGCGTGGGCCTGGGCGCCACCATGCTGGGCTATGCCGGCTACGAGGCCTCGCTGGAGTACGCCAAGCAACGCCCGCAGGGCCGTGCCATGGGCGCCGGTGGCAAGGACCACAGCGCCCCGCAGATCCCCATCATCGAGCACACCGACGTCAAGCGCATGCTGATGATGCAGAAGGCCGTGGCCGAAGGTGGCCTGGCGCTGGGCCTGCTGTGCGCGCAGCTGGTGGACGACGAGTACACCGGCTCACTCGATGAGCGAGACAACGCCCGCCTGCTGCTCGAGCTGCTGACGCCGATAGCCAAGAGCTGGCCGAGCGAGTGGGCCCAGGAGGCCAACAGCCAGGCCATCCAGATCCTGGGCGGCTACGGCTACACGCGCGACTTCCCGGTCGAGCAGTACTGGCGCGACAACCGCCTGAACATGATCCACGAAGGCACGCACGGCATCCAGGGGCTGGACCTGCTGGGCCGCAAGGTGGTGATGAACGGCGGCAAGGCGCTGGCTGTGCTGGCCGCGCGCATCAGCGACACGGTGACCCGCGCCGGTCAGGTCGATGGGCTGGCCGAGCACGCGAATGCGCTGGCCGGCGCGCTGCAGAAGGTGGGCGCGGCCACGAAGGCGGCCTGGGCCACCGGCGTGCCGGAAGAGGCCCTGGCCAACGCCACGCCCTACCTGCAGGCGTTCGGCCACACCGTGATGGCGTGGATCTGGCTGGAGCTGGCGCTGGCCGCCAAGACGGCGCAGGCCGCAGGGGAATGGGACAAGGGCCCGCTCGGTACCGGCTTCCTCAAGGGTAAGCTCGCCACCGCCGACTACTTCTACGCCTACGAGTTGCCCAAGATCGACGCGTGGCTGGGGGTGGTGGCACGCCGTGACCTGACCTGCGCCCGCGCCGAGGCCGACTGGTTCTGA
- a CDS encoding Dabb family protein: MLRHIVMFTLKNPADAPKVKALLDSCKDLVPGMHEFDVGIRTEGLEANADVVLVSTFTDQAALAAYQPHPHHQGVVAQIREMASGRQVIDYFV, translated from the coding sequence ATGCTTCGCCACATCGTGATGTTCACCCTCAAGAACCCGGCCGACGCGCCCAAGGTCAAGGCCCTGCTCGACAGCTGCAAGGACCTGGTGCCCGGCATGCACGAGTTCGATGTTGGCATCCGTACCGAAGGCCTGGAAGCCAACGCCGACGTGGTGCTGGTGTCCACCTTCACCGACCAGGCGGCCCTGGCCGCCTACCAGCCGCACCCGCATCACCAGGGCGTCGTCGCGCAGATCCGCGAGATGGCCTCTGGCCGGCAGGTGATCGATTACTTCGTCTGA
- a CDS encoding SDR family oxidoreductase — translation MSALTLRPGMTAVITGAGSGFGLELARLGAEKGLNLVLTDVQQDVLDAAVAELRAKGVKVAALRGDVSRAEDVQALADLCTERFGAPHIVINNAGVAHGGLIWEHTQRDWEWVLGVNLFGVVHGVRIFTPLMLEAARKDPSWQGHIVNVASMAGLLNSPNMGAYNVSKHAVVSLSETLYQDLALVSEQVHASVLCPYFVPTGIHLSHRNRPAELRSEGKPTPSQMIAQAMSTKAVTSGKVTATDTAKLVFDAIEAGQFYIYTHPQALAMVQTRLEDVMQARNPTDPFAGRPEIGAQLKTALREAMDKQG, via the coding sequence ATGAGTGCATTGACCCTTCGCCCCGGCATGACGGCCGTGATCACGGGCGCCGGCAGCGGCTTCGGGCTGGAACTGGCGCGCCTGGGCGCGGAAAAGGGCCTGAACCTGGTCCTGACCGATGTGCAGCAGGACGTGCTGGACGCGGCGGTGGCCGAGCTGCGCGCCAAGGGCGTGAAGGTGGCCGCCCTGCGCGGGGACGTGTCGCGGGCCGAGGACGTGCAGGCCCTGGCCGACCTGTGCACGGAGCGTTTCGGCGCGCCGCACATCGTCATCAACAACGCTGGCGTGGCCCATGGCGGCCTGATCTGGGAGCACACCCAGCGTGACTGGGAATGGGTGCTGGGCGTCAACCTGTTCGGCGTGGTGCACGGCGTGCGCATCTTCACGCCGCTGATGCTGGAGGCGGCGCGCAAGGACCCGAGCTGGCAGGGCCACATCGTCAACGTGGCCTCGATGGCTGGCCTGCTGAACTCGCCCAACATGGGCGCGTACAACGTCAGCAAGCATGCAGTGGTCAGCCTCTCCGAGACGCTGTACCAGGATCTGGCGCTGGTCAGCGAGCAGGTGCATGCCTCGGTGCTGTGCCCTTATTTCGTGCCCACCGGCATCCACCTGTCGCACCGCAACCGCCCGGCGGAGCTGCGCAGCGAAGGCAAACCCACGCCCAGCCAGATGATTGCGCAGGCCATGAGCACCAAGGCCGTCACGTCGGGCAAGGTGACGGCGACCGACACGGCGAAACTGGTGTTCGACGCCATCGAAGCCGGGCAGTTCTACATCTACACGCACCCGCAGGCGCTGGCCATGGTGCAGACCCGTCTGGAAGATGTGATGCAGGCTCGCAACCCGACCGACCCGTTTGCCGGCCGCCCCGAGATCGGCGCGCAGCTCAAGACGGCGCTGCGCGAGGCGATGGACAAGCAGGGCTGA
- a CDS encoding cbb3-type cytochrome c oxidase subunit I codes for MTAKLPYRSQAVAKPYFIAALLLFVGQILFGLVMGLQYIVGDFLFPAIPFNVARMVHTNLLIVWLLFGFMGSAYYLVPEEAETELYSPKLALVLFWVFLVAGALTVVGYLTVPYAKLAELTGNELLQTMGREFLEQPLPTKLGIVAVALGFLFNITMTLLKGRKTSISLVLHLGLWGLALLFLFAFVNPHNLVRDKMYWWFVVHLWVEGVWELILGALLAFVLIKTTGVDREVIDKWLYVIIAFALMTGILGTGHHFYFIGLPGYWHWIGSVFSALEPIPFFMMTVFAFNMVQRRRRDHPNQAAVLWAVGTSVMGFLGAGLWGFIHTLSSVNYYTHGTQITAAHGHLAFYGAYVLVVIAMISYAMPILRGRIANSRKAQSVEMWSFWLMTISMGVMVLALTGAGILQVWLQRVADNPTPFMATQTQLNLFYWIRLWGGVGFLAGLVTYLCSFFIGGTVEQEATAGAGGNARAVPARRA; via the coding sequence ATGACTGCAAAACTACCCTACCGTTCTCAGGCGGTTGCCAAGCCGTACTTCATCGCAGCCCTGCTGCTCTTCGTCGGCCAGATCCTCTTTGGTCTGGTGATGGGGTTGCAGTACATCGTCGGCGATTTCCTGTTCCCGGCCATCCCGTTCAACGTCGCGCGGATGGTGCACACCAACCTGCTGATCGTGTGGCTGCTCTTCGGCTTCATGGGGTCGGCCTACTACCTCGTGCCCGAGGAAGCCGAAACCGAGCTGTACAGCCCCAAGCTGGCCCTTGTGCTGTTCTGGGTCTTCCTGGTGGCAGGTGCGCTGACCGTTGTCGGCTACCTCACGGTGCCCTACGCCAAGCTGGCCGAACTGACGGGCAACGAACTGCTGCAGACCATGGGGCGCGAGTTCCTGGAGCAGCCGCTGCCGACCAAGCTGGGCATCGTGGCCGTGGCGCTGGGCTTTCTGTTCAACATCACGATGACGTTGCTCAAGGGCCGCAAGACCAGCATCTCGCTGGTGCTGCATCTGGGCCTGTGGGGCCTCGCCCTGCTGTTCCTGTTCGCCTTCGTCAACCCGCACAACCTGGTGCGCGACAAGATGTACTGGTGGTTCGTGGTGCACCTGTGGGTGGAAGGCGTGTGGGAGCTGATCCTGGGCGCGCTGCTGGCCTTCGTGCTCATCAAGACCACCGGCGTCGACCGCGAGGTGATCGACAAGTGGCTGTACGTGATCATCGCCTTCGCGCTGATGACCGGCATCCTGGGTACGGGCCACCACTTCTACTTCATCGGCCTGCCTGGCTACTGGCACTGGATCGGCAGCGTGTTCAGCGCGCTGGAACCCATCCCGTTCTTCATGATGACGGTGTTCGCCTTCAACATGGTGCAGCGTCGGCGTCGTGACCACCCGAACCAGGCCGCGGTGCTGTGGGCGGTGGGCACCTCGGTGATGGGCTTCCTGGGCGCCGGTCTCTGGGGCTTCATCCACACGCTGTCTTCGGTGAACTACTACACCCACGGCACGCAGATCACGGCGGCCCACGGCCACCTGGCCTTCTACGGTGCCTATGTGCTGGTGGTGATCGCGATGATCAGCTACGCCATGCCCATCTTGCGCGGTCGCATTGCCAACAGCCGCAAGGCGCAGAGCGTCGAGATGTGGTCGTTCTGGCTGATGACGATCAGCATGGGCGTGATGGTGCTGGCCCTGACCGGCGCCGGCATCCTGCAGGTGTGGCTGCAGCGTGTGGCGGACAACCCGACCCCGTTCATGGCCACCCAGACCCAGTTGAACCTGTTCTACTGGATCCGGCTGTGGGGCGGTGTGGGCTTCCTGGCCGGTCTGGTGACCTACCTGTGCAGCTTCTTCATCGGCGGCACGGTGGAGCAGGAAGCGACCGCCGGTGCAGGCGGCAACGCCCGCGCCGTGCCGGCCCGACGTGCCTGA
- the rapZ gene encoding RNase adapter RapZ, translating into MRPLDIVLLTGISGSGKSVALNALEDAGYFCVDNLPPELLRGLVGLEQQRLPEQQRRLAVSVDVRSAGSLPQLLPVLGELRTEGHTVRSVFLDASTEVLVRRFSETRRPHPLLQATGHVATQGEQADVALPQKDQALIDTINLERELLSPLRDVSTVIDTTLLRPAQLRTWIRNIVQAAPARLTLVFESFAFKHGVPVDADFVFDVRMLPNPFYLKELKPLTGRDQPVIDYLAAQPESAELIAQIESFLLRWLPALEGDQRSYVTVAIGCTGGQHRSVYCVEQLVRRFASRGVVLARHREQDAR; encoded by the coding sequence ATGAGACCGCTCGACATCGTCCTGCTGACGGGCATTTCGGGCTCGGGCAAATCCGTGGCGCTCAATGCGCTCGAGGATGCAGGCTACTTCTGCGTCGACAACCTGCCCCCGGAACTGCTGCGCGGCCTGGTCGGCCTGGAGCAGCAACGCCTGCCCGAACAGCAGCGACGGCTTGCGGTGTCGGTGGACGTGCGCAGTGCGGGCTCGCTGCCGCAGCTGCTGCCTGTGCTGGGCGAGTTGCGCACCGAAGGCCACACCGTGCGCTCGGTGTTCCTGGATGCCAGCACCGAGGTGCTGGTGCGGCGCTTCTCGGAAACGCGGAGGCCGCATCCCCTTTTGCAGGCCACCGGCCATGTGGCCACGCAAGGCGAGCAGGCCGATGTCGCCCTGCCGCAGAAAGACCAGGCCCTGATCGACACGATCAACCTGGAGCGCGAGTTGCTGAGCCCGCTGCGCGATGTGTCGACCGTGATCGACACGACATTGCTGCGCCCGGCCCAGTTGCGCACCTGGATCCGCAACATCGTGCAGGCGGCGCCGGCCCGGCTCACGCTGGTGTTCGAATCGTTCGCCTTCAAGCACGGTGTGCCGGTGGACGCCGACTTCGTCTTCGACGTGCGCATGCTGCCCAACCCCTTCTATCTGAAGGAGCTCAAGCCGCTGACGGGCCGCGACCAGCCGGTGATCGACTACCTGGCCGCCCAGCCCGAATCGGCCGAGCTGATTGCGCAGATCGAGTCCTTCCTGCTGCGCTGGCTGCCGGCGCTGGAAGGCGACCAGCGCAGCTACGTCACCGTGGCCATTGGCTGCACGGGCGGGCAGCACCGCTCGGTGTACTGCGTCGAGCAGCTGGTGCGCCGCTTTGCCTCGCGCGGCGTGGTGCTGGCGCGGCACCGCGAGCAGGACGCCCGCTGA
- a CDS encoding c-type cytochrome gives MSQGQRGGFTKQAARNIFYGGAAFFALLFATLVFDTEQHIPKRSNDQNITPAVVRGKQIWETRNCIGCHTLLGEGAYFAPELGNVYKRRGPDFIKTWMQIQPTGAPGRRQMPQFHLNDGQLNDLVEFLKWTGEINTEQWPPNIEG, from the coding sequence ATGAGCCAGGGACAACGGGGGGGCTTCACGAAGCAGGCCGCCCGCAACATCTTTTACGGCGGCGCCGCGTTCTTCGCGCTGCTGTTCGCCACGCTCGTGTTCGACACCGAGCAGCACATTCCGAAACGCTCGAACGACCAGAACATCACGCCTGCCGTCGTGCGCGGCAAGCAGATCTGGGAAACGCGCAACTGCATCGGCTGCCACACCCTGCTGGGCGAAGGCGCCTACTTCGCGCCCGAACTGGGCAACGTCTACAAGCGCCGCGGACCGGACTTCATCAAGACCTGGATGCAGATCCAGCCCACCGGGGCACCGGGGCGTCGGCAGATGCCGCAGTTCCACCTCAACGACGGTCAGCTCAACGATCTGGTCGAGTTCCTGAAATGGACCGGCGAGATCAACACCGAGCAATGGCCTCCCAACATCGAAGGCTGA
- a CDS encoding PaaI family thioesterase, with product MSIPFPVHIPLVEHLGLRLERFADGEAELSLTLDADVHTNSFKVAHGGLLMMMLDVAMAHAARSRNKDAPDGGPGIVTIEMKTSFMRPGQGTLRAVGTVMHATAKMAFCEGRVLDEAGQICAHATGTFKFLRALPVSGRATQALSRVPLQGDGSD from the coding sequence ATGTCCATTCCCTTTCCCGTTCACATCCCGCTGGTCGAGCACCTGGGACTGCGCCTGGAGCGCTTTGCCGATGGCGAGGCCGAGTTGAGCTTGACGCTCGACGCGGACGTGCATACCAACTCCTTCAAGGTGGCCCACGGCGGGCTGTTGATGATGATGCTCGACGTGGCCATGGCGCATGCTGCGCGCAGCCGCAACAAGGACGCACCCGATGGCGGCCCCGGCATCGTCACCATCGAGATGAAGACCAGCTTCATGCGACCCGGCCAGGGCACGCTGCGTGCCGTGGGCACGGTGATGCATGCCACGGCCAAGATGGCCTTTTGCGAAGGCCGTGTGCTCGACGAGGCGGGGCAGATCTGTGCCCATGCCACGGGCACTTTCAAGTTCCTGCGCGCGCTGCCGGTGTCTGGCCGTGCCACGCAGGCCCTGTCGCGCGTTCCCCTGCAAGGGGACGGGTCCGACTGA